The segment AAAAATCAGTTCCCAGAATTGTTCTATTCTCAGAGCTAATATCGCGAGCGTTTATATGCAAATCAGTGAGAAAATGGAAGAACTAGAAAAAAGTGACAAGGAAAGACAAGCTATCATACCAACAACATCATAAAAACGGCAATTGCCATCCATATATCCCACAACACCTCCCTGCACCAATCACAAGCAAGAAACTTAAATGAGTTCCAAAATCAAGTATCATCTTTAAGAaggtttaaaaaaagaaacaaggtGATCAAACCTTTCCATCAGGACTATAACAAAGAGCGGTCACTATTTCCTTTACATCAGTCCAATCAATCACTCGACAATTATGCACCTCCCAGAGACGTACTTTCCCATCTATTGAGCCactaatgaaataattatcATCCATGGGATTGAACTCTACACAAGTGACTGTATCCAAGTATGACATGGTCAGATTTATGAGATGAGAATCCAGTTTACAGTTTAATATTGCAAGAAGAGTGAAAGCATAGAAATAGGCTCACCATAATTATTATGCGGATAAACACCAAGGCATTTATCATGTCCAACTTGCCAAAGACGAGCTGTTTTATCAACAGAAGATGACAGCAGATACTGCAGCAAATAATATTCGTATAAGAATTACAGTTTATTCATGTTGGAAGATGTTCTATGAAGCTGTAaaatatactccctccgttcacttttacttgtccataaTGGACTTTGCACTCCCCTTAAGAAGTAATAAATGAAGTGCATCTTTTACTTTAATGCCCATGACTATTAGCATTTCAAAATATCTTGAAAAATGATTTGGAGAATTAGTAGCTAATATTAAGGGTAAAACAGAAAAACAAGCAACAGTGAATATCTataatggacaagtaaaaagtGAAAGGAGAGAGTATTTAGTAAGCTTAAGCCAATGAGACATATTATACTGACCCCATTTTTGGACCATGAGAGGGCCAATACTTCACTGGTATGCCCACGGAACTCGTGGATTGGTTTCTCCATAATCCGGAATAACTTTGGCGGGAGTACAACACAAGCTGATTCTGATGATTTTCTCATCATTTTCATCCCATTGATCTTCTCTCCGTTGTCATTGAGAGAAGCTAATTTGGAAAAATGATTCAGTGAAAAGTATAAACAAGAGGGGTCAATATCCTGAACATTGAAGTTTTTAGACATTTCGTCCTCAATCACTCTCCAAATGCGCACAGTGCCATCTTTGCCAGCACTTGCCAAGTATTGGCCACAAGGACTGAACTTCATTGTTATGATGGAGCCTTCATGTGCCAGGAATTCTTGGCCTGTGTAAAGTGAGGACAGTTCTTTTGACTCCTTCTTACTGGTTTGGACCCGAACTCTTTGAGTACCATTCTCTGGCTTTGTCACTTTGTTTCGGGTGCCAACAGTGAGTTTTTGAAGCAAACTTCTCACTTTTGTCTTTGTATTAACCATACTAAATCCCTTCATATCTCTATGGAGAAACTGTTGAACCAAAGACGATGAGCCAAGAGTTCTTGTAAACTCTTCAATAGTGAATATCTTGTTTGTACCTACTTCACGTAGTCGGCTAAGCATGCCATCCTTCCCTAATTTATCTGCAACAAATTCTGATCCATTGTCCAGATTCCTAATTTTCCAATACATTGGATCCTCTACAGCATCCTCCTCCAATTCTAGAGCTTCATTTGACTCGAAAGATTGGGAAGATCTACCAGAGAAAAAATTGCCTTCAGCATCTGAACTTGCCAGCACAGTCTCATTGTCATCCCTAATTCTATCGGTACTTGTCTTTCTTTCATCAGAGCAATCAGATCTGTCGCAATTCGAGTTCAAACCCATCCATTTCAAGAATCTATCGCGGCGTTCATCAACACTGTCGGGATCCTGAGTCCAAAATTCATATCCCAAAGCACGTTCGGAAATCTCATTACGAGTACAAGCATCAGAACCATCCGAACCCAAATCGGAGAGAGAACCGGTCTCAGCATGTATATCAAAGAAACTATCTTCTTCAGTCTCACTGTAAGTTCCCATCATTCTTCGAATTCAACTACTCCTTGAAAGAACAGAGAATCAAATCAGAAGCCAAACTTCAAAAgcaagatttttttaaaaactgtCAATCAAACTGGAAATATCACTAAAAACAGCCCATTTCTTTAATTCACACCAAAAGAAATCCCATAAAAACAGAGAGGAGAAATCTTTAGAGTCTAAAATCCCCATATGAACAAGAACTGACcaattatgataaaagaaaatatgcaACACCcacaataaagaaaagaaaaaaacagatCTTTCAAAAGGATAACTAAGCAACCCTGTCAACATGAAAATACAGTAATCAATAAAATTGAATCCCCAACAAGgtatttaaaaacaaactatACATAGTCAACAAAAGAAACTGACATAAACATGCTTATACTTCTAAAAATTCAAAGttgttctattttttaaaaaattgcttACATTAACTACCATGGACTTAATTAAACCACCCCAGAaattatttcacaaaaaaataataacatgatcTTTAGCATCTAGAAGATGATAGCCAAAAAAACTCACCAACTCTTCAATTCACACCaccaacccaaaaaaaaatccaCATAAACAACAAAAGGAGAAATCTTTAAAGTCTAAACTTCTCATATAATCAAGAATTGAGCCTAACAATATGATCTTTAGCAGCCACAAGATGATATGAAGACTGAGAACCAAGTGTtctcaagtaaaaataaaaactcaCCAATTCTTCAAAATCCACACCACCAACCCCAAAAATTTccacataaacaacaaaaaggAGAAATCTTTTAAGTCTAAACTTCTCATATAATCAAGAATTGAGTCTAAACAATATGATCTTCCACATCCACAACATTATATGAAGACTGAGAACCAAGTAGactcaagtaaaaaaaaaaaactcactaattattcaaaattcacACCACCCCAACCCCCAAATATATCCACATAAACAACAAAAGAGAAATCTTTGAAATCTAAAATTCTCATATTACAAGAATTGAGTCTAAACAATATGATCTTTTATATCCACAAGATTATATGAAGACTGAGAACCAAGTAGactcaagtaaaaaaaaaactcactaaTTCTTAAAAATTCACACCACCCCAACCCCAAATAAATccacataaacaacaaaaaggagaaatatTTAAAGTCTAAACTTCTCATATAATCCAGAATTGAACAAAACGAAAATCCCCAATTatgataaaacaaaaaatatgcaACAccccacaacaacaacaacaacaaaaaaaacagaTCCTTCAAAAGGGTAACTATAGAAACAGTAATATCAATCAAATTACCACCAAAAAGATAACATGTACCTAATCAACACAAAACTAAACATAAACTTGCTCATATTTCTACAATTTCAAAACAATAACAATCCCTGTTACTGCAtcaatcaagaaaaagaaaagatttttcttACCTTAACTACCATGGACTTTAACCCCAAGAAATAATTTCAGGAAAAAAGATTGATCTTTAACATCCACAAAACTGAAATTGAGACTAAGAAAACAAGTGGActtaaagtcaaaaaataagcaaaaaaaatccaaaaaaacaGGGGACAAAAGGGGCATGAAAACTGGGAAttgatctcaaaaatatgaagtcagaaaaattgaagatttcGAAGAAAAAGGGTAATGTATGAAGGTAGAAAAGTGAAAGAGAAAGAGTCgcaattcttctttttttttcactttcaaaATGAACAGACAAAACTTTTGGTATATTTATCTGACGGTTTTACCCTTCGCCTTGTTGCGTCCGTCCAATTAACGGTTGTAACGAATCGTGTCATGTCTGTTAACAACACTTAGGTATCGTTTGGTGGCggatatgaattatattttaatataaaataatatttagatttaagtttttaaatagtaaattaaattaaaaaataattttatatatacctcttaattattttatgtcaaACATGATAttagatttaatatttttaaaactctCCTTCAAATTAGCTATCAAATTATTCATTATGGTATtgtttaaaacaaaacaaaaaacttattatgtttgtataattatagaaaatttctggtggataaatttttttttactaaaaatatttagtaaAGTATAAATATAGTGTAATTTTCATACTTGGATCCTCTAACttcatctcaaaaaaaaaaggaattttatactattgtttttagtttgtttaaaaaattaaatgacatgcataaaaaaatagaaaaaggatGATATTATTTTGTATCGTCACAATTATGTTTGGATTTATTTAAGATTATAAATTGTATTATTCAACTAAATTGATTcgtataaaattataaaatgaaataaagaaagtaATTGTATGTACAAAagccaaatatttaattgttagTGTGAGTTTATTTGTTGGTTTCTTTACATAACTTAACGTAtaattcacattttttaaaaaggcaTACGATAAATAccataattatattatgattaaatatgtTTGGTAAGATCTAGGACTTCCTACCtactttatgaaaaaataaattaaatggatTATAATACATTTGGATAGTAtggtaattaaaataaatttgtataaGCAATAATTGACATTAATAtagattttatttaaaatacgTATTCATCTACTAGAAAAGACATGAAGTTTTGGTTGTTAGAAGATCTAAAaagaactttaaaaaaaataaatcactttTTGATTAGAGAATAATGTGATTTAAATTTATAACCTTGTTGATATTGTCgttttcaaaattgaataaaGGGGAAAGATTATCAAAAAAGtgaatcaaaaataatttttctagctattcataaaaatagaaatacaattacatatattttattaacttCCGACTCTActtataaaattacattatattccTTTTGTTATTAATGGTGctttaattctatattaatattatgaaaGTTATTTCCTCTTTAAgaacttttaaaaaaactctGATTGGAAAAAATCTATGAACTTTCCCTCCTAAGAAATTATTTAGAACTTGTCatgcatataaaaaattatttaaaaaaaaataattttaactatcAATCTACCTTTTAAAAAAGTCAAATATAATTATAGTCATATAATCTAAAGATtatctaattaaatattaaaataacttttgataaaaatataaaataaattatatataataaatctttataatttaactatttcttaaatttcataaataataaaagtttagTGTATCGAATACTTTTAGTTCGACCATTTGATGACTTCTCTATAAAGGTTGACTGTTCTTTGCTTCTTTGAACATCCATTATATACCCTATTGACTTATTCTATACAtcgttttctttttttattttattttattttatttgtttttgttttcatatagttatttcaatGGACGGCATTTTCTTAGGAAAATTCCagattacaaataaaaataaaaatggggcctttctaaatattcaaaataatgcACTATGACCTTTCATTTGTCATGTTTCCATGGTATGTTTAGCTACTTTTCATCAAACATCACTCATTTATTCTATAGGGTGCGTTTGGTTCAAACAAAAATGTTTTTCGCTATCAAAAACGGTTGTGATTGAATAGATAAGATTTTCGCTCTTAATCAAAAATATCAGATTTTAGCTAATATATATCATGTTAGAAAACACTTTTTCTTTAAATAGATCTTATGCAACACGAATCTGAACCTAATAAAAATGCTTGACgataaatgaaaaatcaaaggATTGTGTGGGTGGGTCGGTGGGGGTGGGATAGTAGGCATGGGAGGGTGTACTCGTGTGTGAGGTTTGAGAAGAGACAATCAGTTGCGAAAAATATCATGTTTCATTATTCACTAAAAAGTCATTTAACTAATTacttttaagaaatttatatttataacgaaaaatattttgatcaacgaaaataaaagaaattgaaagacatattatgaagaaaaaaattcataccaaacacacccttgaactttataatcaaaacaaaagaTAGATTGAGAAATTTGGCCAACAATTTACACTAGTGAGAATGACatgatgaagagttttcaaTGGAGGGGGTAATGCCACCAATTTATATTATagcatattatattattgtataatttACCTAATATATAATGggttattttaaaagataaatgtaaaataattttgactTCTTGGTGtaatattgtttattttaatttgaactagatttatattttattttaatagtttctTATTACAAATTAAGAGTTCTTACATCTTATATATagtttttcaatctttttttttatctatcaATACATAACAGTCATTAAAgcatatcaatttcttttttatgcATGCTTCTTTAACATTTATATATGGATAAAAGTAGTAAACTCGTAACTTGTAGATTAAGTTAAGCCTTATGTCACTATCTATTAGCTTTATACTCGTTTCATTGAACCACTATTTTATACTCATATAAGATTAAAATTactaaagataattttaatataatatgatatgttATACTTAGTTAAGCCTAACTAATAATCCACACAATTTCtcctaaaaaaaagaagttcacacaattttgaattttcttacctcttatatacaagtattattttttaattattaatataaaattttatttacacaTCTAAC is part of the Solanum pennellii chromosome 8, SPENNV200 genome and harbors:
- the LOC107028880 gene encoding uncharacterized WD repeat-containing protein C3H5.08c-like isoform X1 is translated as MMGTYSETEEDSFFDIHAETGSLSDLGSDGSDACTRNEISERALGYEFWTQDPDSVDERRDRFLKWMGLNSNCDRSDCSDERKTSTDRIRDDNETVLASSDAEGNFFSGRSSQSFESNEALELEEDAVEDPMYWKIRNLDNGSEFVADKLGKDGMLSRLREVGTNKIFTIEEFTRTLGSSSLVQQFLHRDMKGFSMVNTKTKVRSLLQKLTVGTRNKVTKPENGTQRVRVQTSKKESKELSSLYTGQEFLAHEGSIITMKFSPCGQYLASAGKDGTVRIWRVIEDEMSKNFNVQDIDPSCLYFSLNHFSKLASLNDNGEKINGMKMMRKSSESACVVLPPKLFRIMEKPIHEFRGHTSEVLALSWSKNGYLLSSSVDKTARLWQVGHDKCLGVYPHNNYVTCVEFNPMDDNYFISGSIDGKVRLWEVHNCRVIDWTDVKEIVTALCYSPDGKGGVVGYMDGNCRFYDVVDNHLQMGLQVCLQGKKKLTNKRVTGFQYCPNDSSKVMVTSADSQVRILCGSNIICKFKGEQLSDKTFFSRFSETVVSAACPGTKKFDSQCPASFTSDGKHILAVTEDSNVYIWNYSHEDGLTSQPKKVRSSESFFSQNASVAIPWSGFKTNPVTTLPGNVLANADVNENSLPKTSSLQECLSLGRASFLDSLLKSSATWPEEKLPDSNPPATVSPSICKSEYKILKSAWQSALSSSHLWGLVVVTAGLDGCIRTFLNHGLPIRF
- the LOC107028880 gene encoding uncharacterized WD repeat-containing protein C3H5.08c-like isoform X2, whose translation is MMGTYSETEEDSFFDIHAETGSLSDLGSDGSDACTRNEISERALGYEFWTQDPDSVDERRDRFLKWMGLNSNCDRSDCSDERKTSTDRIRDDNETVLASSDAEGNFFSGRSSQSFESNEALELEEDAVEDPMYWKIRNLDNGSEFVADKLGKDGMLSRLREVGTNKIFTIEEFTRTLGSSSLVQQFLHRDMKGFSMVNTKTKVRSLLQKLTVGTRNKVTKPENGTQRVRVQTSKKESKELSSLYTGQEFLAHEGSIITMKFSPCGQYLASAGKDGTVRIWRVIEDEMSKNFNVQDIDPSCLYFSLNHFSKLASLNDNGEKINGMKMMRKSSESACVVLPPKLFRIMEKPIHEFRGHTSEVLALSWSKNGYLLSSSVDKTARLWQVGHDKCLGVYPHNNYVTCVEFNPMDDNYFISGSIDGKVRLWEVHNCRVIDWTDVKEIVTALCYSPDGKGGVVGYMDGNCRFYDVVDNHLQMGLQVCLQGKKKLTNKRVTGFQYCPNDSSKVMVTSADSQVRILCGSNIICKFKGTKKFDSQCPASFTSDGKHILAVTEDSNVYIWNYSHEDGLTSQPKKVRSSESFFSQNASVAIPWSGFKTNPVTTLPGNVLANADVNENSLPKTSSLQECLSLGRASFLDSLLKSSATWPEEKLPDSNPPATVSPSICKSEYKILKSAWQSALSSSHLWGLVVVTAGLDGCIRTFLNHGLPIRF